From one Acidobacteriota bacterium genomic stretch:
- a CDS encoding CDP-alcohol phosphatidyltransferase family protein, which produces MTWTSAFGKGSGWLLQKIVNGLALSRISPNTLTFIGLIINIIAALFFGFARGPHSNRMFFYAGLIIIGAGIFDMVDGRVARATNQVSVFGAFFDSVIDRYSDVAIFFGLLVYYARGNRLFYVGLVAFVMTACLMVSYTRARAEALIGTCKVGFMERPERIVCVILGALGNKWGVMAAALWVLAVFSTITVIHRIRYTYLETERRKLTAAQ; this is translated from the coding sequence GCAGAAGATCGTCAACGGGCTTGCGTTGTCCCGCATCTCGCCGAACACGCTTACCTTCATCGGCCTGATCATCAACATCATCGCGGCGCTGTTCTTCGGCTTTGCGCGTGGGCCGCACTCGAACCGCATGTTCTTCTATGCCGGGCTGATCATCATCGGCGCCGGTATCTTCGACATGGTGGACGGGCGCGTGGCTCGCGCGACCAACCAGGTCTCGGTCTTCGGCGCGTTCTTCGACTCGGTGATCGACCGCTACTCCGATGTGGCGATCTTCTTCGGCCTGCTGGTCTACTACGCTCGCGGCAACCGCCTGTTCTACGTGGGGCTGGTGGCGTTTGTGATGACGGCGTGCCTGATGGTGAGCTATACCCGCGCCCGCGCCGAAGCCCTGATCGGCACCTGCAAGGTCGGGTTTATGGAGCGGCCGGAGCGCATCGTCTGCGTCATTCTTGGAGCCCTAGGCAACAAGTGGGGAGTGATGGCGGCAGCGCTGTGGGTGCTGGCCGTCTTCTCGACCATCACGGTCATCCATCGCATTCGCTACACCTACCTGGAGACGGAGCGCCGGAAGCTGACCGCGGCGCAGTAG
- a CDS encoding YafY family transcriptional regulator, whose product MRRADRLFRIVQFLRQGRLLTAQTLASKLEVSQRTIYRDIQDLQLSGTPIEGEAGVGYTLRRDMDLPPLMFTRGELTALVLGARLVRAWGGEENVHGATQALQRIEAVLPPDLRTEFDSILLYAPGYRMKPHLRTRLDTLHMACKTQRVASFKYVREDGERSERHVWPLALVFWSGVWTLTSWCELRKDFRDFRLDRMDEVAILERTFTPKKGQRLEDHLRKVATIEDRREWLAPAATC is encoded by the coding sequence ATGCGACGTGCAGACCGGCTCTTTCGTATCGTGCAGTTTCTTCGTCAGGGACGTCTGCTGACGGCGCAGACATTGGCCTCGAAGCTCGAGGTCTCGCAGCGCACCATCTATCGCGACATTCAGGACCTTCAGCTTTCGGGAACACCGATCGAGGGCGAGGCGGGCGTTGGCTACACGCTGCGCCGCGACATGGATCTTCCTCCGCTGATGTTCACGCGCGGGGAGCTGACGGCGCTGGTGCTGGGCGCGCGGCTCGTCCGCGCCTGGGGCGGCGAGGAGAACGTGCACGGGGCCACGCAGGCCTTGCAGCGCATCGAGGCCGTGCTGCCTCCCGACCTTCGCACCGAATTCGACTCCATCCTGCTCTACGCGCCGGGCTATCGCATGAAGCCGCACCTGCGCACGCGGCTCGACACGCTGCACATGGCCTGCAAGACGCAGCGCGTCGCCAGCTTCAAGTATGTGCGCGAAGATGGCGAACGCAGCGAACGCCACGTCTGGCCGCTGGCGCTGGTCTTCTGGAGCGGCGTCTGGACGCTCACCTCGTGGTGCGAGCTGCGCAAGGACTTCCGCGACTTCCGCCTCGACCGCATGGACGAGGTCGCCATCCTCGAGCGCACTTTTACGCCGAAGAAGGGCCAGCGCCTCGAAGACCACCTGCGCAAGGTCGCCACGATCGAAGACCGCCGCGAGTGGCTTGCGCCGGCGGCGACTTGCTAA
- a CDS encoding PIG-L family deacetylase, with protein sequence MIRGALLGAAVAGLDVSANAQAATGGTASAAPVQDGGEARWTRMGELVVERAAEGKPHAGKVLAAIQPHADDVPLFAGGTVAKLIREGYTGYLIRVTNDEMTGGGTRGEGVLHNEQDNDAVARALGLRKSYNLAYRNHRMDEMSPQDLRGNLILLFRMLRVDTVVSYDHWGLYEENPDHYVTAAAVESACWMAGMAKDYPEQLEAGLKPHSVMEKYYYARGPQIANRVVDISGDVKQKIASIQAIGTQGPGGSNGARLRQRLAERKLRLPVLGDDDATANLNYVEHFVLDEDSMHTRGVPSDKEIGAPYGFAWAERFRYVGPNPSRMEEYIAKNAVTL encoded by the coding sequence ATGATTCGGGGCGCCCTGCTGGGCGCGGCGGTTGCGGGACTGGATGTTTCAGCAAATGCACAGGCTGCGACAGGCGGCACGGCTTCCGCTGCCCCGGTGCAAGACGGCGGCGAGGCGAGGTGGACGCGCATGGGCGAGCTCGTCGTGGAGCGCGCCGCCGAGGGCAAGCCCCACGCGGGCAAGGTGCTCGCCGCCATCCAGCCGCACGCCGACGACGTGCCGCTCTTCGCCGGAGGCACCGTCGCCAAGCTGATCCGCGAGGGGTACACCGGCTACCTGATCCGCGTGACCAACGACGAGATGACCGGCGGCGGCACGCGCGGCGAGGGCGTGCTGCACAACGAGCAGGACAACGACGCCGTGGCCCGCGCCCTCGGCCTCAGGAAAAGCTACAACCTCGCTTACCGCAACCACCGCATGGACGAGATGTCGCCGCAGGACCTGCGCGGCAACCTCATCCTGCTCTTCCGCATGTTGCGGGTCGACACCGTCGTGAGCTACGACCACTGGGGACTGTACGAAGAGAACCCCGACCACTACGTGACCGCCGCCGCCGTGGAGTCGGCCTGCTGGATGGCGGGCATGGCAAAGGACTACCCCGAGCAGTTGGAGGCGGGCCTGAAGCCGCACAGCGTGATGGAGAAGTACTACTACGCGCGCGGGCCGCAGATCGCCAACCGCGTGGTCGACATCAGCGGCGACGTCAAGCAGAAGATTGCATCGATTCAGGCGATAGGAACACAAGGCCCCGGCGGCAGCAATGGCGCGCGGCTGCGGCAGCGGCTGGCCGAGCGCAAGCTGCGTCTGCCCGTGCTCGGCGACGACGACGCCACGGCAAATCTCAACTACGTCGAGCACTTCGTTCTGGACGAGGACTCCATGCACACGCGCGGCGTTCCGTCGGACAAGGAGATCGGCGCGCCCTACGGCTTCGCCTGGGCGGAGCGGTTCCGCTACGTCGGCCCCAATCCGTCGCGGATGGAGGAGTACATCGCGAAGAACGCGGTTACGCTTTAG
- the alr gene encoding alanine racemase yields the protein MEDVKNWIEISESRLTANYKTLAGSAGPEVEVLAVIKADAYGHSAALCAPVLVRAGAQWLGVTDPREGVQVQTELANAGIPRPRQPRMLVMSGSLADEAAVIVEHALTPVVWSIAELEGLSMAAVARDTRLSVHIEVDTGMSRQGCAVGAELDAALKWFEAQRALSLEGVMTHFASAEITGCYQSAAQQRAFEQAIAQVQAAGVKARWVHAANSSAIDNLHMSGDAQTSLAWLKQLASTIGARAMARTGLALYGFCLPVDREYGYSGVAESSVRSKLLPVMTWKARVIGVREIAAGAHVGYGGTFTATHPMRLALLPVGYADGLRRELSSSSESAGWVMFGDRRAPIVGRVSMNLTVVDVSQIPGVAVGDEVTVLGAGTSAEDHAQLAGTIPYEILCGMQAHPLLVP from the coding sequence ATGGAAGATGTGAAGAACTGGATTGAGATCTCCGAATCGCGGCTGACTGCCAACTACAAGACCCTCGCCGGCAGCGCAGGACCAGAGGTTGAAGTCCTCGCCGTCATCAAGGCCGATGCCTACGGACACAGCGCAGCGCTGTGCGCCCCTGTGCTGGTGCGAGCAGGCGCGCAGTGGCTCGGTGTTACCGATCCTCGCGAGGGCGTTCAGGTTCAGACGGAGCTTGCGAATGCAGGCATCCCACGCCCGCGGCAGCCTCGCATGCTCGTTATGTCAGGCTCGCTCGCCGATGAGGCCGCGGTGATCGTCGAACACGCGCTTACTCCCGTCGTGTGGTCGATCGCGGAGCTTGAGGGGCTCAGCATGGCGGCAGTCGCGCGCGATACAAGGCTCTCCGTTCACATCGAGGTGGATACCGGCATGTCGCGCCAGGGCTGCGCAGTGGGCGCGGAGCTCGATGCGGCGCTCAAGTGGTTCGAGGCGCAGCGCGCGCTCTCGCTCGAAGGCGTGATGACACACTTTGCTTCGGCCGAGATTACCGGTTGCTATCAAAGCGCGGCGCAGCAGCGTGCCTTCGAACAGGCCATCGCGCAGGTACAGGCGGCGGGGGTGAAGGCGCGATGGGTGCATGCGGCCAACTCTTCGGCGATCGACAACCTTCACATGAGCGGCGATGCACAGACCTCGCTCGCGTGGCTGAAGCAGCTTGCTTCGACCATTGGCGCGCGCGCCATGGCGCGAACCGGCCTTGCGCTCTACGGTTTCTGCCTGCCAGTTGACCGTGAGTACGGATACAGCGGAGTTGCAGAATCGTCGGTCCGTTCAAAACTGCTGCCGGTGATGACGTGGAAGGCCCGCGTCATCGGTGTCCGCGAGATTGCGGCAGGGGCGCACGTTGGTTATGGCGGCACGTTTACCGCGACGCATCCGATGCGCCTCGCTCTGTTGCCGGTGGGCTATGCCGACGGCCTGCGGCGGGAGCTGTCTTCGTCCAGTGAGTCTGCAGGGTGGGTGATGTTCGGCGATCGCAGGGCGCCGATTGTAGGCCGCGTTTCGATGAATCTGACCGTCGTCGATGTATCGCAGATTCCCGGCGTTGCTGTGGGTGATGAAGTCACTGTGCTTGGTGCAGGCACGAGTGCCGAAGATCATGCGCAGCTCGCAGGAACGATCCCCTACGAGATTCTGTGCGGCATGCAGGCGCATCCGCTGCTGGTCCCATGA
- a CDS encoding VOC family protein codes for MSGQTTLRQHAINWFEIPCEDLDRATTFYETVLGAPMQRINDETPMSFFSSEITGTGGTLVKRSFQKPGRGGTMVYLNCDGELDTVLARVPRAGGLVLMPKTPVPGGHGHFACLRDSEGNHIGLHSH; via the coding sequence ATGAGCGGACAGACGACCCTGCGGCAGCACGCGATCAACTGGTTCGAGATTCCCTGCGAGGATTTGGATCGCGCCACGACCTTTTACGAGACGGTGCTGGGCGCGCCGATGCAGCGCATCAACGACGAAACGCCGATGTCCTTCTTTTCTTCGGAGATCACCGGGACGGGCGGCACACTGGTCAAACGCAGCTTCCAGAAGCCCGGCCGCGGAGGCACAATGGTCTACCTCAACTGCGACGGCGAACTCGACACCGTCCTCGCCCGCGTCCCTCGCGCGGGAGGGCTGGTGCTGATGCCGAAGACTCCCGTTCCCGGCGGCCACGGCCACTTCGCCTGCCTGCGCGACAGCGAGGGCAACCACATCGGCCTGCACTCTCACTGA